One Urocitellus parryii isolate mUroPar1 chromosome 14, mUroPar1.hap1, whole genome shotgun sequence DNA segment encodes these proteins:
- the LOC144250108 gene encoding heat shock factor protein 2-like isoform X3, with the protein MAHEGSWGPAAPLAARRGGGGAARNGRPGRVRNRPRAASADDGPRAREPRYCALILHPARNGQSFLVLDEQRFAKEILPKYFKHNNMASFVRQLNMYGFRKVVHTDSGIVKQERDGPVEFQHPYFKQGQDDLLENIKRKVSSSKPEENKIRQEDLTKIISSAQKVQVKQETIESRLSELKSENESLWKEVSELRAKHAQQQQVI; encoded by the exons ATGGCTCACGAGGGGAGCTGGGGCCCGGCCGCACCGCTCGCCGCGCGCCGCGGTGGGGGCGGGGCGGCCCGTAACGGTCGGCCGGGTCGCGTTCGGAACCGGCCCCGCGCAGCCTCGGCAGACGACGGACCTCGGGCGCGGGAGCCGCGTTATTGCGCACTCATCCTCCATCCGGCTCGG aATGGCCAAAGTTTTCTGGTCTTGGATGAACAAAGATTTGCAAAAGAAATTCTTCCAAAATACTTCAAGCACAATAACATGGCAAGCTTTGTAAGGCAACTAAATATGT ATGGTTTCCGTAAAGTAGTACATACTGACTCTGGAATAGTAAAGCAGGAAAGAGATGGTCCTGTTGAATTTCAGCATCCTTACTTCAAACAAGGCCAGGATGACTTGTTGGAGAACATTAAAAGGAAG GTTTCGTCTtcaaaaccagaagaaaataaaattcgcCAGGaagatttaacaaaaattataagtaGTGCTCAGAAGGTTCAAGTAAAACAGGAAACAATTGAGTCCAGACTTTCAGAATTAAAAAG tgAGAATGAGTCCCTTTGGAAGGAGGTGTCTGAATTAAGAGCAAAGCATGCACAGCAGCAACAAGTTATTTGA